CCGATCCGGAAGTTGATGAACGCAACATTCTCACAGTGCCCCTGTACCACATCGCGGGGATGCAGGCGATGATCAGCGCTGTGTACGGTGGCAGGACGCTGATAATCCAGAGGCAGTTCGAAGCCAGCCAGTGGATGGACCTGGTTCAGACAGAGCGTGTCGATCGCGCCATGATGGTGCCGACAATGCTCAAGATGCTGATAGACCACGAAGAGTTCGAACAGCGCGACCTCAGTAGCCTGAGCGTAATCACGTACGGCGCGGCCCCGATGCCAGTCGAGGTCATCAAGCAGGCAATAAGCGTGCTCCCGGGTGTTCAGTTCATCAACGCCTTCGGACAGACCGAGACTGCTGCGACGATCACAATGCTCCCGCCGGACGACCATGTGCTAGACGGCTCCGAGGAAGAAGTTGAGCGCAAGCTCAGACGGCTCAGCTCAATCGGAAAGCCCTTGGAAGACGTCGAGGTGCGCATCGTCAACGAGCATGCCGATGACGTCGCTATTGGTGAAACGGGCGAAATTGTCGCTCGAGGCCAGCGGCTGATGAAGGGTTACTGGCACCAGGACTCGAGTACCGAAGAGACAATCAGGGATGGTTGGCTCTACACCGGTGACCTTGGTTATTGGGACGAGGACGGTTACATCTTCCTGGCCGGCAGGGCCAGGGACTTCATCAAGCGCGGCGGAGAAATGATCTCCCCTGAAGAAGTTGAGCAGGTACTCCACTCACACCCGGACATCGAAGAAGCGGCGATTATCGGCGTGGAAGACATCAGCTGGGGCGAACGTGTGAGAGCCGTTGTCGTAGCCAAGGGCGGTCGCGACGTCGACGAGCATGAAGTAATCGAGTATTGTCGGGAGAGGCTCGCTAGCTACAAGAGGCCCGAGTCGGTTGTAGTAGTTGGTGAGTTGCCACGGAACCCGATGGGCAAGGTCCTGAAGAGGATACTCAGGGAAGAGCACAACGCCCCTATAGAGGCGTAGCGATCCTGTCGAATCCCGTGTGCGGCCTCAGTGCGTCCGGGATGACAACCGATCCGTCTTCCTGCTGGTAGTTCTCCAGTATCGAGATCATCACCCTCGGGAGCGCCAGGCCCGAACCGTTAAGCGTGTGGACCAGACGTGGTCTGGCACCCGTCTCCGGCCTGTATCTAACCCTACCCCTGCGCGCCTGGTAGTCAGTGCAGTTCGAGCATGAGCTAACTTCAAGCCAGCGGTCTGCTCCCGGTGCCCACATCTCGACGTCAAACGCCTTCACCGCCGGAGACGCAAGGTCTCCCGTTGATAGCTCGAGTATGCGATAAGGGATCTCCAGCGCCTTCGCCACATCCTCTGCGGCTGCTACGAGTGACTCTAGTTCAGCGCTTGAATTCTCAGGTGCGACGAACTTGTACATCTCCACCTTGTCGAACTGGTGGACTCGTGTCATGCCGCGCGTGTCCCGACCCGCAGACGTCCTTTCCCGCCTCCAGCAGGGCGTGTGAGCGACGTAGTACAGCGGCAGGTCGTCCGCAGGCAGGATTTCGCCTCGGTGAAGGCTGGTGATTGCCGCCTCGGCCGTGGGTAACAGCCAAAGGTCGTCCTCTTCATCGCGGTACATCTCCTCCCGAAATCCCGGAAGGTGACCGCTGGCGAGCGCTGTGGCGCTGTTCATCATGTACGGGAGGTAGACTTCGGTATAGCCGTGTTGGTCGACATGCAAGTCGAGCATGAAGGAGATTACTGCTCGCTGGAGCTTTGCACCGAGGCCCTTAAGCACAAAGAATCTCGACCCTGCTAGACGCGCCCCACGCTCGAAGTCGGCTATCCCAAGGTTTTCCACGATGTCCCAGTGAGCCTGCGGTTCGAATTCGAACGATGGCAATTCGCCGACGCGCCTGACCTCGATATTCGCCGAATCGTCTTGCCCAACGGGGGAACTGTCGTCAGGTATGTTCGGCACTGCCATCAATAGGGTATCCAGCTCTTCATCGATGGTGCGCTGGTTACCTTCAAGCTCACTGATACGCCGTCCGACCTCACGCATCTCTTCGATCAGTTCAGGCGGTCGCTCTTTCGATCGACCGATTTGCTGGCTGACCTCGTTGCGCCTCGCGCGCAATTCGTCGATCTGGACGATCGACGACCTGCGGTCCGTGTCCAGTTCGAGGATCCTGTCGATGGCGCCGGCATCGTAGTCGCGCTTGCGCATCGCCTCGCGCACAGAGTCAGAGTCTCTTCGGATTAGTTCAATCGAGATCATGACTACTGGCGACTACCCGAGGATCTCGCGCAGGCGGTCGGTTATTACTTCTTCAGCCCCTTCGCTCAGTGTGAGGAGCCTGATGCCAAAACGGTCGCCGGAGTCGAACTCCCTCACCCATATGCTGGGGTTGCCGTCTCGAAGCTCCTCAACGACGTCAGCCCCGGACATTCCTACCACGTCAGGATCTACTATGACGGTCAGACCCTCAGCCGGGCCGTCGTCAGCCAGATCGACCAGCGCGATTCCGTCGATTCCAGACAGTCCAGACCTCAATGTGTCGATCCTGGCTTCATAGGCACCGAATCGGTCTTCGTGGTTCATGGTCAACCATGCTCGCAGCGCGCCGTACACGGCCACCACCTCCTGGCGGTCAACCTTCATAGGACGCCCAAACGACCTGATTGGTGACGCCTCAAAGCCCACAAAGCTGTGGGACCGCGCAACGTCGACAAGGTCTTCCCTTCCTGTCAGCAGGCCGCTTGAATTCACGGAACCGAAGTACTTTGCCCCGTACGCGACCAGGTCTGCGCCCATCTTTACATACCGGCTCAGAAGATCGGTTGGATAGACCTGTCCTGCGGCGTCGACTATCACAGGTACATCGTTTGCGTGTGCAACGTCGATGACTGTCTCCAGCGGGAGAGCGCCGGGGTTTCTGTCACCGGGGGCAAGGTAATGGACCGCGGCAGTCTGTGAGCCGATTGCTGATTCAAGGTCTTCGACCGTAGTCCGGTCGTCGTTTCCAATCTCGACCAGTCTGCCGCCCGGAATCGACATGCACCGGTCATATTTGACCCTGAGCTGGCGCTGGATGATGATCTCATTGGACATGCTCGACGTGTCTGGTATCAGTTCGATCTTGTCCACGTCGTCGCCCGTCATGCATGCCGCTGCAGCGTACGCCAGTGCAGCAGAGCATCCCGACGTTACAAGTGCAGCCTCGACATCCAGCATGTCGGCGATCCGTGCGCCAACCGCGTCCATCAGTTCGCTCATGTTGACGTAGTAGTCCTCTGCGGCATCCATCATTGCCCTAATCTCGGGGGACGGAGTACCTCCTCCAAGTAGGGTTCGATTGCCCTGCGCGTTGATAACTGGCCTTACGCCAAGTTCTTCGAAGATCGTTGTCATGCTGACGTCTTCCTCCACTTCTAGCCCCTGTCGATTCCTGCGGGTATTCTATGGCTCTGGTTTGAGTAGGCGCAAGCGAGTCTGCTAGTACCGCCTCATCTGGTCTATAATCCCGCTGAACGTTCAAGATGCTTGTAGGAGTTATCGAGTGGCTACACGGGACGTGCTTGTAACGGAATTTGGCGACGGGCTGATTGAGCAGCCTAGAGCGCACCTCAGAATGGACCTCGCCCAGGATGAGCAGGGCCTTGTTCTTACCTGCCAGGACCAGGTAGTCCTTCGCTGCTACCTGACACCCAATGGGATGCTCGCTGGCGGTTTTGTGGCCCAGGCCCTCGGCGTAAAGTTGCCACCATTGGGAGAGTCAGTGCTGGCCCGCGTATCCACCGGCGTACTATACCGGGTGTTGGGCGTATGCCAGCTCGACTACTCTGAGGAAGCCTCTTATGTTGTCCTTGAGCGCCTGCTGGAAGAGGCACAGATGCAGCGTGGGGCAACAAATCTGTCTGAGTGAATTTGCCGCGTTGATTTGACCCCTTGGTGTCTCTATAATCGTGGCGAATTTCGAACCTACGGAAGTCGCAGGAAACATGGTTACTGACTACGGAGATCTGCAGCCAGGTCAGGAGATCTCAAGGCACTCATACCAGGTGGATGAGGGATTGGTCGCCGACTATGTGGCCGCAGTGCAGGATGAGAATCCCCCATTACGTGACAGTGACGGTGTTCAGCTTGTTCCGGCTATGGCTGTGGCTGCGTTGAGCATTCGCGGCGTGGTCCAGCACCTCCGGATTCCCGGAGGGACGCTTCACGCGGGCCAGGAGTTCGAGTTCATGTCCGCAGTCGCGGTTGGCAGTTCCCTGGATTGCGCGGCCACACTGGTCCAGAATTCCGTACGAGGCGACTGGCGATTCCTGGTAATCGACTGCCACGTAACCGACGATAACGCTGCTGATGTCATGTCTGGGAAGAGTACGATAGTGATTCCAGCCGGACTCGGGCCGCGAGAGACCGAATAACCATGCAAAAGGGTGACAGTCTTCCGCAGGTCGACAGGTTTGTAGACCAGGCTCGAATTGAAGACTACGCCCACGCTTCTGGTGACTTCAATCCGATCCACATCGACCACGAGTTTGCATCTCAGTCCCAGTTTGGAGGCACCATCGCCCATGGGATGATGGTTGCCGCGACCATATCGGAAATTATGACTGGCGCATTCGGCTCGAACTGGGCGAAGACCGGTAAGATGAAGATCAGGTTCCGTTCACCAGTCAAACCGGGCCAGACTGTGACTGCAACCGGCAGTGTGCAAAGAGTTACTCCCGACGGAGAATCAAGTCGCATAGTATGCGCGGTCTCGGTTACGACGGACAATGGAGAAGTCGCGATTTCGGGTCAGGCTGAAGTTACAGTCCCGGCCTAGTGAACTCGCAGTTACAGGAATGGTGATAGTTTGAGTACCGAGATCGCTCCCGTCCGAATTGCCCTTGACGCCATGGGGGGAGACAATGCCCCTTCAGAGGTGGTAAGGGGTGCGGTGCACTTCGCGGCTGCCGGCCAGGGACAGGTAATGCTCGTAGGGGACCCGGAAGCCGTCCAGGATGAGCTTAGTGCCTACGATACATCGCGCCTTCCTATCGGAGTTGTACCAAGCGAAGGGGTGATCGCCGAGGACGAGTCGCCAGCCCTCGCCCTCAGGCAGAGACCTCGAGCATCGGTCCTGGTTGCAACCGGCATGGTCAAGCAGGGTCATGCAGACGCCTGCGTCACCATGGGCTCCACGGGTGCCGCGATGGCCGCGGGCGCCGTGATCCTTGGTCTGGCAAGTGGTGTCGAGAGACCAGCGCTTGGCGGACCGGTCGTCGGCGTTGCGCCGAACACGTGCATACTTGACCTCGGGACCAACGTTGACTGCAGACCGCGCCAGCTCCTGAGCTTTGGAGCGATAGGGGACGTCTTTGCCCGTACCTTCTTTGGATCGGACGATCCCAGGATCGCTCTCCTCAGTGTCGGGGCCGAGGCTGGCAAGGGTAACAGGCAGGTCAGAGAGACAACGGAGCTTTTCGAGAAAAGCGGCCTGAACTTCATTGGCAACATAGAGGCGAACGACCTGCCCAAAGGGGCAGCAGAAGTCGTCGTCTGCGATGGCTTTGTTGGCAACATCGTCATGAAGCTCACCGAAGGGTTGGGCCAGCAGCTGAGCGAACACCTGCGCTCCAGGTTGGAGGGTGTAGTACCCAGCGCCGACCTTGAATCTCTGCTTCAGGAGTTCTACGACATGAACAATGTCGTGGAGAGTCGTGGGGGCGGCCCGCTATTTGGAGTCAACGGCATTAGCGTGGTCGGCCATGGAGCCGCTCGCGCCGGTGCAGTGGAGCGAGCGCTCGGCATGGCAAAAATGGCTGTCGAGACTGACTTCGTGTCCCAAATGAATAATCGACTCGAGATGCTCGACTCTGGACTCGATGAATAAACTTAACTGCAATCGGAGGCAACTTGGCCAAGTCTGACATAGAAGGACGCTTCGCGCTTGTAACCGGAGCGTCGAAAGGCATAGGAAGAGCAGTCGCGCTTCGCCTCGGTGAGCAGGGCGTAAGTGTCGCGGTCAACTACAACAGCTCCCCTGACGAGGCGGACGAGACAGTCGAAGGCCTCCTCAAGTCTGGAGTAGATGCATTTCCAGTTCAGGCAGATGTGAGCGATCTCGACCAGGTGTCTCGCATGATTGACGAGGTCAACGAGCGGTTCGACCAGATCGACATACTTGTCAACAACGCGGGCATAATCAGCGATAGCCTGCTCGTCCGCATGAGCGACGATGCCTGGGACAGGGTAATCGCAACGAACCTGAATGGTATGTTCTACTGCTCTCGCGCAGTCGTCAGGCAGATGATTCGCCGCAGGTGGGGAAGGATAATCAACATCGGCTCGGTCGTGGGCATCAGGGGCAATATTGGACAGACCAATTACTCAGCCTCGAAGGCCGGAATGATCGGCTTTACAAAGGCGCTCGCCAAGGAAGTCGCCACGCGCGGCATCACGGTAAACACGGTCACGCCCGGCTATATCAGC
The window above is part of the Dehalococcoidia bacterium genome. Proteins encoded here:
- a CDS encoding MaoC family dehydratase N-terminal domain-containing protein, whose protein sequence is MANFEPTEVAGNMVTDYGDLQPGQEISRHSYQVDEGLVADYVAAVQDENPPLRDSDGVQLVPAMAVAALSIRGVVQHLRIPGGTLHAGQEFEFMSAVAVGSSLDCAATLVQNSVRGDWRFLVIDCHVTDDNAADVMSGKSTIVIPAGLGPRETE
- the serS gene encoding serine--tRNA ligase; translation: MISIELIRRDSDSVREAMRKRDYDAGAIDRILELDTDRRSSIVQIDELRARRNEVSQQIGRSKERPPELIEEMREVGRRISELEGNQRTIDEELDTLLMAVPNIPDDSSPVGQDDSANIEVRRVGELPSFEFEPQAHWDIVENLGIADFERGARLAGSRFFVLKGLGAKLQRAVISFMLDLHVDQHGYTEVYLPYMMNSATALASGHLPGFREEMYRDEEDDLWLLPTAEAAITSLHRGEILPADDLPLYYVAHTPCWRRERTSAGRDTRGMTRVHQFDKVEMYKFVAPENSSAELESLVAAAEDVAKALEIPYRILELSTGDLASPAVKAFDVEMWAPGADRWLEVSSCSNCTDYQARRGRVRYRPETGARPRLVHTLNGSGLALPRVMISILENYQQEDGSVVIPDALRPHTGFDRIATPL
- a CDS encoding MaoC family dehydratase; this encodes MQKGDSLPQVDRFVDQARIEDYAHASGDFNPIHIDHEFASQSQFGGTIAHGMMVAATISEIMTGAFGSNWAKTGKMKIRFRSPVKPGQTVTATGSVQRVTPDGESSRIVCAVSVTTDNGEVAISGQAEVTVPA
- a CDS encoding PLP-dependent transferase gives rise to the protein MTTIFEELGVRPVINAQGNRTLLGGGTPSPEIRAMMDAAEDYYVNMSELMDAVGARIADMLDVEAALVTSGCSAALAYAAAACMTGDDVDKIELIPDTSSMSNEIIIQRQLRVKYDRCMSIPGGRLVEIGNDDRTTVEDLESAIGSQTAAVHYLAPGDRNPGALPLETVIDVAHANDVPVIVDAAGQVYPTDLLSRYVKMGADLVAYGAKYFGSVNSSGLLTGREDLVDVARSHSFVGFEASPIRSFGRPMKVDRQEVVAVYGALRAWLTMNHEDRFGAYEARIDTLRSGLSGIDGIALVDLADDGPAEGLTVIVDPDVVGMSGADVVEELRDGNPSIWVREFDSGDRFGIRLLTLSEGAEEVITDRLREILG
- the fabG gene encoding 3-oxoacyl-[acyl-carrier-protein] reductase, with protein sequence MEGRFALVTGASKGIGRAVALRLGEQGVSVAVNYNSSPDEADETVEGLLKSGVDAFPVQADVSDLDQVSRMIDEVNERFDQIDILVNNAGIISDSLLVRMSDDAWDRVIATNLNGMFYCSRAVVRQMIRRRWGRIINIGSVVGIRGNIGQTNYSASKAGMIGFTKALAKEVATRGITVNTVTPGYISTDTVDVLPQATKDRIMTWIPQGHFGEVDDVAHLVAFIASQKAKYMTGQIVSVDGGMAI
- the plsX gene encoding phosphate acyltransferase PlsX, with amino-acid sequence MSTEIAPVRIALDAMGGDNAPSEVVRGAVHFAAAGQGQVMLVGDPEAVQDELSAYDTSRLPIGVVPSEGVIAEDESPALALRQRPRASVLVATGMVKQGHADACVTMGSTGAAMAAGAVILGLASGVERPALGGPVVGVAPNTCILDLGTNVDCRPRQLLSFGAIGDVFARTFFGSDDPRIALLSVGAEAGKGNRQVRETTELFEKSGLNFIGNIEANDLPKGAAEVVVCDGFVGNIVMKLTEGLGQQLSEHLRSRLEGVVPSADLESLLQEFYDMNNVVESRGGGPLFGVNGISVVGHGAARAGAVERALGMAKMAVETDFVSQMNNRLEMLDSGLDE
- a CDS encoding long-chain-fatty-acid--CoA ligase, which codes for MNVSEFLGISAAIVPDRTALVFEGKRTSFEELQSRVTRLASALQSLGVGEGDRIGIVQVNTDAVVETCFAAARTDGVFVPLNFRARGDEVSFMIRDSGPKVLLVGSRYLDLVDSIADELDSVEHYISLDEPRDGWLSYEDLLANAVEEELWPTTAEDDLAVLLFTSGTTSYPKGVMLTHNSFASYILSHVTPADPEVDERNILTVPLYHIAGMQAMISAVYGGRTLIIQRQFEASQWMDLVQTERVDRAMMVPTMLKMLIDHEEFEQRDLSSLSVITYGAAPMPVEVIKQAISVLPGVQFINAFGQTETAATITMLPPDDHVLDGSEEEVERKLRRLSSIGKPLEDVEVRIVNEHADDVAIGETGEIVARGQRLMKGYWHQDSSTEETIRDGWLYTGDLGYWDEDGYIFLAGRARDFIKRGGEMISPEEVEQVLHSHPDIEEAAIIGVEDISWGERVRAVVVAKGGRDVDEHEVIEYCRERLASYKRPESVVVVGELPRNPMGKVLKRILREEHNAPIEA